A part of Periplaneta americana isolate PAMFEO1 chromosome 17, P.americana_PAMFEO1_priV1, whole genome shotgun sequence genomic DNA contains:
- the LOC138692700 gene encoding zinc finger protein ZFP2-like codes for MDVIKMEPDISPLPVQSSDTEEKKPLSEVCVSYESTFQCLMDKTMFVRRRKGENFAPGCLVNTVKHPISVIIWSVISGKGSGRLYIVQGTMKQDQYIQEGNLLDLQVARIKEECVDDSYDHTSEMKFEEITLPNNFPVVKCEAEEELCDLDTVKVELDLEVSAEENEILPDSFADTHASSEISQCAGFASEDHISSSQPANYSVSSEKMLRLHTKEKRFKCDVCEKSFSYSTSLRRHILNHTTQKPFKCDKCGECFVEQRRLKCHALLHIEEKKFKCDVCGKCYINPGDLERHTLLHTGEKSFKCDIYGKRFFDSCDHTQVKPFECNVCGKRFLKNGNLKRHSRLHTGDKPFKCDVCERCFSESGNLKLHKRTHTGEKPFKCNVCGKDFLQNGDLKRHTRLHTGHKPFKCDVCGKCFRDSGNLNCHKRMHTGVKSFKCDVCGKYFFQNGDLKRHTRLHTGDKPFKCDVCGKCFSDSSNLKYHKHMHTGEKPFKCNDCAKCFSRSSSLIIHQRCHTGEKQ; via the exons gtttgcGTCTCCtatgaatcaacctttcagtgtttgatggacaaaacaatgtttgttcgtcgacgaaagggagaaaattttgctcctggatgcctggttaacacagttaaacacccaatatcagtcattatatggtctgtgatatcaggcaaaggttcaggacgactctacattgttcagggaacaatgaaacaagatcaatatatccag GAAGGGAATTTATTGGATCTGCAGGTGGCTAGGATAAAGGAGGAATGCGTGGACGACAGCTACGATCACACATCAGAGATGAAATTTGAAGAAATTACATTGCCCAATAATTTCCCCGTGGTGAAGTGTGAAGCCGAG GAAGAGTTGTGTGATTTGGACACAGTAAAGGTCGAGTTGGACCTGGAAGTTTCGGCAGAAGAGAATGAGATTTTGCCTGATAG TTTTGCAGACACACATGCCAGCAGTGAAATATCACAGTGTGCGGGCTTTGCATCCGAAGACCACATCAGTAGTAGTCAGCCTGCAAACTATTCTGTTTCTTCGGAGAAAATGCTCAGACTTCATACAAAGGAAAAGcgattcaaatgcgatgtctgtgaaAAGAGTTTCTCGTATTCCACTAGTTTGAGAAGACATATCTTGAATCACACAACCCaaaagcctttcaaatgcgataaGTGTGGTGAGTGTTTTGTTGAACAGAGACGTTTAAAATGTCATGCACTTCTGCATATAGAGGAGAAGaaattcaaatgtgatgtttgcggAAAATGCTACATTAATCCTGGAGATCTAGAACGCCATACACTATTGCACACAGGAGAGAAATCATTCAAATGCGATATTTATGGAAAACGTTTCTTTGATTCGTGTGATCATACGCAGGTGAAACCATTCGAATGCAATGTCTGTGGAAAGCGTtttttaaaaaatggaaatttaaaacgGCATTCCCGACTGCACACGGGCgacaaaccattcaaatgcgatgtgtgtgAGAGATGTTTCTCGGAGTCTGGTAACTTAAAATTGCATAAACGTACGCATACCggcgaaaaaccattcaaatgcaatgTCTGTGGAAAGGATTTCCTTCAAAATGGAGATCTAAAACGCCATACACGATTGCATACGGGCcacaaaccattcaaatgcgatgtctgtggtaAATGTTTCAGGGATTCTGGTAATCTAAACTGCCATAAACGTATGCATACCGGCGTGAAatcattcaaatgcgatgtctgtggaaagtATTTCTTTCAAAATGGAGATCTAAAACGTCATACACGATTGCACACGGGCgacaaaccattcaaatgcgatgtctgcGGAAAATGTTTTTCGGATTCTagtaatctcaaataccataaacatatgcATACcggcgagaaaccattcaaatgtaaTGACTGTGCAAAATGTTTCTCGCGGTCGAGTTCCTTAATAATTCATCAACGCtgtcacacaggcgagaaacaaTGA